From Coffea arabica cultivar ET-39 chromosome 2e, Coffea Arabica ET-39 HiFi, whole genome shotgun sequence, the proteins below share one genomic window:
- the LOC113730532 gene encoding ras-related protein RABE1c produces the protein MAAPPTRARADYDYLIKLLLIGDSGVGKSCLLLRFSDGSFTTSFITTIGIDFKIRTIELEGKRIKLQIWDTAGQERFRTITTAYYRGAMGILLVYDVTDESSFNNIRNWIRNIEQHASDNVNKILVGNKADMDESKRAVPTSKGQALADEYGIKFFETSAKTNMNVEEVFFSIAKDIKQRLSDSDSKIEPQAIRINQTDQPAASGPAAQTSACCGS, from the exons ATGGCAGCTCCACCAACAAGGGCAAGAGCTGATTATGATTATCTTATCAAATTGCTTCTCATTGGCGACAGCG GAGTGGGGAAAAGTTGTCTTCTTTTGCGGTTCTCAGATGGTTCCTTTACAACAAGTTTCATCACCACTATTGG CATTGACTTCAAAATAAGAACCATTGAGCTTGAGGGAAAGCGTATCAAGTTACAAATATGGGACACAGCTGGTCAGGAGCGGTTTCGGACAATAACAACAG CTTACTACCGTGGAGCTATGGGCATTTTGCTAGTTTATGATGTAACTGATGAGTCTTCTTTCAACA ATATCAGAAATTGGATTCGCAACATTGAGCAACATGCTTCAGATAATGTAAACAAAATATTGGTTGGAAACAAGGCTGACATGGATGAAAGCAAAAGG GCCGTTCCAACCTCGAAGGGGCAAGCTCTTGCTGATGAGTATGGAATCAAGTTCTTTGAAACA AGTGCAAAGACGAACATGAATGTGGAGGAAGTTTTCTTTTCAATAGCAAAAGACATAAAGCAAAGGCTTTCAGATTCAGATTCTAAGATTGAG CCTCAAGCAATCAGGATTAACCAAACAGATCAGCCAGCTGCAAGTGGTCCAGCTGCTCAGACATCAGCTTGCTGTGGATCATGA